The following proteins come from a genomic window of Candidatus Thiodiazotropha sp. CDECU1:
- the tyrS gene encoding tyrosine--tRNA ligase translates to MIDVTGSLELIRRGTDEVLPEELLIKKLQRGKPLKIKAGFDPTAPDLHLGHTVLINKLRQFQELGHEVIFLIGDFTGMIGDPTGKSATRPPLTRDEVVENAKTYEHQIFKILDPSKTTVLFNSSWMGEMSAVDLIQLAAKHTVARMLERDDFNKRYGSGQAIAVHEFLYPLIQGYDSVVLKADVELGGTDQKFNLLVGRQLQEAYQQEPQVVITMPILEGLDGVQKMSKSLDNYIGITDAAEEMFGKIMSISDDLMWRYFELLSFRPMTEIEGWKGEIAQGANPRDVKIRLAEELVERFHSREAAVKAHEAFVARFQKGQLPDEMSEFEFTAPNGGYPIANLLKDADLVKSTSEAMRMIKQGAVRIDGERVAGRDLTIEAGSTRVYQVGKRRFARISMN, encoded by the coding sequence GAGGAGCTGCTGATTAAAAAGCTGCAGCGAGGCAAGCCCCTGAAGATCAAGGCGGGGTTCGACCCCACCGCCCCTGACCTCCATCTCGGGCACACTGTGCTGATCAACAAGCTACGCCAATTCCAGGAGTTGGGGCACGAGGTGATCTTCCTGATTGGCGATTTCACCGGCATGATCGGTGATCCTACAGGAAAAAGCGCCACCCGGCCTCCCCTTACGCGGGATGAGGTGGTGGAGAACGCAAAGACCTATGAGCATCAGATATTCAAGATTCTCGATCCGAGTAAGACCACGGTGCTGTTCAATTCGTCCTGGATGGGAGAGATGTCAGCGGTCGACCTGATCCAGCTGGCCGCCAAACATACGGTTGCAAGGATGTTGGAGCGGGATGATTTCAATAAGCGTTATGGCAGCGGCCAGGCGATTGCGGTGCACGAATTTCTCTACCCGTTGATCCAGGGCTACGACTCAGTGGTGTTGAAGGCCGATGTGGAGTTGGGGGGAACCGACCAGAAATTCAATCTCCTGGTGGGGCGTCAGTTGCAGGAGGCCTATCAGCAGGAGCCGCAGGTGGTGATCACCATGCCGATCCTGGAGGGATTGGATGGGGTGCAGAAGATGTCCAAGTCCCTGGATAACTATATAGGTATTACCGATGCAGCCGAAGAGATGTTCGGCAAGATCATGTCGATCTCCGATGATCTGATGTGGCGCTATTTCGAATTGCTGAGTTTCCGGCCGATGACGGAGATCGAGGGTTGGAAGGGCGAGATTGCGCAGGGAGCCAATCCCAGGGATGTGAAGATCCGCCTTGCCGAAGAGCTGGTGGAGCGCTTCCACTCCAGGGAGGCGGCCGTGAAGGCCCATGAGGCGTTCGTGGCGCGTTTTCAAAAAGGTCAGCTGCCGGATGAGATGTCTGAGTTTGAGTTTACGGCGCCAAATGGTGGCTACCCGATCGCCAATCTGCTGAAAGACGCTGATTTGGTGAAGAGCACATCTGAGGCGATGCGCATGATAAAGCAGGGTGCGGTACGTATTGATGGGGAGAGAGTCGCAGGTCGTGACCTCACCATTGAGGCTGGATCCACTCGTGTCTATCAGGTGGGCAAGCGCAGATTCGCCCGCATCAGTATGAACTGA
- a CDS encoding M61 family metallopeptidase, translated as MIEYKISFKSAQAHLFEVELTIRNPDPNGQLVYLPAWIRGSYMVRDFARNIIAIQASSDNQPVALVKLDKQSWRAATVAGELRIVYTVYAWELSVRTAHFDTEHAYFNGPCLLLGVAGSESEACRLTVVRPSDSYAEDWRLATAMPAGNLDQAGFGDYLCDSYEELIDYPAEAGVFADAEFSVDGRQHRMVISGVHDLDMQRFCDDLSRVCQEEVALFGELPVSEYLFLLQVVGSGYGGLEHRNSTSLMISRDELPKRGDEAVTAGYRKLLALCSHEYFHLWHVKRITPELFLQQGTAAEVYTRQLWIFEGITSYYDELLLVRSGVIDRNAYFKMLAETVTRVMRNSGRFKQTLEESSFDAWSKFYKQDENAPNAIVSYYAKGALFALLLDLTIRLRSDDRFSLDHVMQEMWRRYGRHSVGVPEDGFETLAGDVTSLDLKPLFDLGVRSTDELPLAEALAEFAVELHLLPAMSSEDMGRVVTEPPKAAGAKPVLGAKWKQLEKRVRLLQVFDGGGAQQAGLSAGDEIVAVDGLNLSAKQMEEYIARQQQGVSIELHLFRRDELKVIPFTPLPAASDTCTIYLPQHPGSLQQQRLNNWLKGHVPTS; from the coding sequence ATGATTGAGTACAAAATTAGCTTCAAGTCAGCTCAGGCACACCTGTTTGAAGTGGAGCTGACGATCAGAAATCCCGATCCCAATGGGCAGCTGGTCTATCTACCCGCTTGGATACGCGGCAGTTACATGGTGCGGGACTTCGCGCGAAATATTATTGCCATTCAGGCATCGTCTGATAATCAACCTGTGGCACTGGTCAAACTGGATAAGCAGAGTTGGCGTGCAGCAACGGTGGCAGGTGAACTGCGGATTGTATATACGGTTTATGCTTGGGAGTTGTCTGTTCGAACCGCCCATTTCGATACCGAGCATGCCTATTTCAATGGACCCTGTCTGCTGTTAGGGGTTGCCGGTTCGGAAAGTGAGGCCTGCAGATTAACCGTTGTCCGTCCCAGTGACAGTTATGCTGAGGATTGGCGTCTGGCAACCGCCATGCCGGCGGGAAATCTTGATCAAGCCGGGTTTGGCGATTACCTGTGTGACAGTTATGAAGAGCTTATCGACTATCCAGCCGAGGCAGGCGTTTTTGCAGACGCGGAATTTTCAGTCGATGGGCGACAGCATCGGATGGTGATCAGTGGTGTGCATGATCTGGATATGCAAAGGTTTTGCGACGATTTGAGCCGCGTCTGCCAGGAAGAGGTGGCACTGTTTGGTGAATTGCCTGTTTCTGAATATCTGTTTTTATTGCAAGTGGTCGGCAGTGGTTATGGTGGATTGGAACACCGCAACTCCACCAGCCTTATGATCAGTCGGGATGAACTGCCAAAGCGGGGTGATGAGGCTGTCACAGCGGGTTATCGAAAACTGCTGGCACTCTGTAGCCACGAGTATTTCCACCTCTGGCATGTGAAGCGCATAACACCCGAACTATTTTTACAGCAGGGGACGGCGGCAGAGGTCTACACAAGGCAGTTATGGATATTTGAGGGAATCACATCCTACTATGATGAGCTGTTACTCGTCAGGAGCGGAGTGATTGACCGCAATGCCTATTTCAAGATGCTGGCTGAGACCGTTACCCGGGTGATGCGAAACAGCGGACGCTTTAAACAGACCCTGGAAGAGTCGAGCTTCGATGCTTGGAGCAAATTCTATAAACAGGATGAGAACGCACCCAATGCTATCGTAAGTTACTATGCCAAGGGGGCCCTTTTTGCCCTGCTGCTTGATTTGACCATACGCCTGCGCAGTGACGATAGGTTTTCCCTTGACCATGTTATGCAAGAGATGTGGCGGCGATACGGTCGTCACTCAGTGGGGGTTCCTGAGGATGGATTCGAAACCCTGGCGGGTGATGTGACATCTCTGGATCTGAAGCCGCTGTTCGACCTGGGGGTCCGATCCACGGATGAGTTACCCCTGGCAGAGGCACTTGCCGAATTTGCTGTAGAGCTCCATTTGCTTCCCGCTATGTCGAGTGAGGATATGGGGAGGGTGGTTACAGAACCTCCGAAGGCGGCTGGGGCCAAACCGGTTTTGGGCGCTAAATGGAAGCAGTTGGAAAAGAGGGTTCGACTGTTACAGGTGTTTGATGGTGGAGGAGCTCAACAGGCGGGGCTGTCGGCAGGTGATGAGATCGTGGCCGTTGATGGGTTGAATCTGAGTGCGAAGCAGATGGAAGAGTACATTGCCCGGCAACAGCAGGGTGTATCGATCGAGTTGCATCTTTTTCGCAGGGATGAGTTAAAGGTTATCCCCTTTACTCCCCTGCCGGCTGCATCTGACACATGTACTATCTATCTTCCGCAACATCCCGGCAGTCTGCAGCAGCAACGTCTTAATAATTGGTTGAAAGGCCATGTACCCACATCATGA
- the birA gene encoding bifunctional biotin--[acetyl-CoA-carboxylase] ligase/biotin operon repressor BirA: MYPHHDLIQRLADGRFHSGEELGRLLEVTRSSVWKRLKQVKEQYSLDIDAVTGKGYRLREPLDLLSQNAILELLREEGMAAPPALTLHACIDSTNSWLMKQAASGAESGSVCLAEQQLAGKGRHGRKWISPFGRNIYLSILWRFEYPPMQIAGLSLASAIGVLRLLHQFNCDQAGLKWPNDILWQGKKLAGLLLEVSGEASGPSQVVIGVGLNTRLDSHGEAIDQPWVDLNSIPNLTLPTRNELVCNMIRHLRDVIGQYQADGLQSFIDEWRRHDLLLGEEVVIRSHTQRHTGEHMGIDANGAIRLRSNGKERTFHAGEVSLRHSFHKR; encoded by the coding sequence ATGTACCCACATCATGACTTGATTCAAAGATTGGCGGATGGCCGATTTCATTCAGGCGAGGAGCTGGGACGCCTGTTGGAGGTGACACGCTCATCGGTTTGGAAGCGACTCAAACAGGTGAAGGAGCAATACAGTCTTGATATCGATGCGGTGACAGGGAAAGGATATCGGTTGCGTGAACCACTGGATCTCCTCAGCCAGAATGCCATTTTGGAGTTGTTGCGGGAGGAGGGTATGGCAGCGCCACCTGCATTGACGCTGCATGCCTGCATAGACTCCACCAACAGTTGGTTGATGAAGCAGGCTGCGAGCGGCGCCGAGTCAGGTAGTGTATGTCTTGCGGAACAGCAATTGGCCGGAAAGGGAAGGCATGGTCGAAAGTGGATCTCACCTTTCGGTAGAAACATTTATCTTTCAATCTTGTGGCGTTTTGAGTATCCGCCGATGCAGATTGCGGGTCTCAGTTTGGCCTCGGCAATAGGAGTTTTGCGCCTGCTGCATCAGTTCAATTGTGATCAGGCCGGGCTAAAGTGGCCGAACGACATATTATGGCAAGGTAAGAAACTGGCAGGTCTGCTACTGGAAGTAAGCGGTGAGGCCAGCGGTCCCTCACAGGTCGTTATCGGTGTCGGATTGAACACCCGGTTGGACAGCCATGGTGAGGCCATCGACCAGCCCTGGGTCGACCTGAATTCAATCCCGAATCTAACATTGCCAACGCGTAATGAGCTGGTCTGTAATATGATTCGCCATCTGAGAGATGTGATAGGGCAGTATCAAGCCGATGGCTTGCAATCATTTATCGATGAGTGGCGGCGACACGACCTGTTATTGGGTGAAGAGGTGGTTATCCGTAGCCATACTCAACGACATACAGGAGAGCATATGGGGATTGATGCGAATGGAGCTATCCGTTTGCGCAGTAACGGTAAGGAGCGTACATTTCACGCCGGTGAGGTGAGCTTGCGGCATTCATTCCATAAGAGATGA
- a CDS encoding type III pantothenate kinase gives MIKLYVDIGNSAIKWATGAELRAGNLHQVESNKLTAAVEQAWLDMERPEAVYIASVRHENVHKTLLSWIRQQWQLTPIFAETRQQEHGVTNGYEQPDQLGVDRWLALLAARALSPLPQIVVDCGSATTIDAMDGDGRHVGGIILPGLRVFAQCLRQNTDIPPYAAGEIRDCFANDTASGIITGAVVAQCAAVEKLYQALQQREKGAIQCTVTGGDAGMLTHYLELPHQLVPCLVLNGLLIQSGQAGLPG, from the coding sequence ATGATAAAACTCTACGTTGACATAGGTAATTCCGCCATCAAATGGGCAACCGGGGCCGAGCTGCGCGCCGGCAACCTGCACCAGGTCGAATCCAATAAACTGACCGCTGCGGTTGAACAGGCCTGGCTTGACATGGAAAGGCCCGAAGCGGTGTATATTGCCAGTGTACGCCATGAAAATGTCCACAAGACACTGCTCTCCTGGATTCGACAGCAGTGGCAACTGACACCCATATTCGCCGAGACGAGGCAGCAGGAGCACGGGGTGACGAATGGATATGAGCAGCCCGACCAATTGGGGGTCGACCGTTGGCTGGCCCTGCTTGCGGCGCGAGCCCTTTCACCCCTACCCCAGATTGTCGTAGACTGCGGCTCAGCGACTACGATCGATGCCATGGACGGGGACGGGCGGCACGTTGGCGGTATCATTTTGCCGGGATTGCGGGTATTTGCCCAATGTCTCAGGCAGAATACCGACATTCCTCCCTACGCAGCCGGTGAGATCCGGGATTGCTTCGCCAACGATACGGCATCGGGCATAATTACAGGTGCCGTTGTGGCGCAGTGTGCAGCTGTGGAGAAGCTCTATCAAGCACTACAGCAGCGGGAAAAGGGTGCTATCCAATGCACTGTGACGGGTGGTGATGCAGGAATGTTGACCCATTATCTCGAACTGCCCCATCAGCTCGTTCCCTGTCTGGTTCTAAATGGGCTGCTTATACAGTCAGGTCAAGCGGGGCTGCCGGGGTAG
- a CDS encoding tyrosine-type recombinase/integrase gives MALLNKRTANHFPSHIDSDKLPANVGYDPRGKGRWYYRKSSGRNNRGTAFRFGSSDTTLAEIWQQVEAIETDTVGTFKGISLKFQESRDWSRLAKRTQDNYLKLHKSICATKTKTGTLLGDIALDAWTPGTVRRYLETRAKASESVATAEIRYIKRVFSWAISMDYYLKPNPAKEIKLTRLNPLRTHYVQDADYYLTIAVAPLLVGLAAHMAYLTGRRRTDILNLHRSQLTNDGIEFEENKTGKLTVVAWSDELRDTVEILKSEAGDSVFLFPRRGSPSEPMTDSAFDTAWQRVRTRVRTEGGTPCQFKDIRAKHASDLETDDEASLSLRHSGRSVTRRHYRRRPTKVVSLR, from the coding sequence ATGGCCCTTCTGAATAAACGCACTGCCAACCACTTCCCCTCGCATATCGACTCCGACAAGCTACCCGCTAACGTCGGTTACGATCCCCGCGGTAAAGGCCGGTGGTACTATCGAAAAAGTTCCGGCCGCAATAATCGCGGTACAGCGTTCCGATTTGGCTCAAGCGATACGACACTCGCCGAGATATGGCAACAAGTCGAAGCGATAGAGACAGACACGGTCGGCACATTCAAAGGAATATCACTAAAATTTCAAGAGTCGAGAGACTGGAGCCGATTAGCGAAACGCACGCAAGATAACTATCTAAAGCTGCACAAGTCGATATGCGCTACAAAAACAAAGACCGGCACCTTGTTGGGTGACATTGCTCTCGACGCATGGACACCGGGCACCGTACGTCGTTATTTAGAAACTCGGGCAAAGGCAAGTGAAAGCGTAGCGACCGCCGAGATTCGTTATATCAAGCGCGTTTTTAGTTGGGCTATATCGATGGACTACTACCTCAAACCTAACCCCGCGAAGGAAATCAAACTAACGCGCCTCAATCCACTAAGGACGCACTATGTTCAAGACGCCGACTATTACCTTACGATCGCTGTCGCTCCGCTTCTCGTAGGTCTGGCTGCCCACATGGCCTACTTAACTGGGCGTCGTCGAACGGATATTCTCAACCTGCACCGTTCGCAATTAACAAACGATGGTATCGAATTCGAAGAAAACAAAACCGGGAAATTAACGGTCGTCGCATGGTCGGACGAACTTCGCGACACTGTGGAGATATTGAAAAGTGAAGCGGGAGACTCGGTGTTTTTATTCCCCCGCCGGGGATCGCCTTCCGAACCAATGACTGATAGCGCATTCGATACTGCGTGGCAGCGTGTACGGACTCGCGTAAGGACCGAGGGAGGCACACCCTGCCAGTTTAAAGATATTCGCGCCAAGCATGCCAGCGACCTCGAAACAGACGACGAGGCGAGCCTCAGTCTACGGCATAGCGGGCGATCCGTTACCCGTAGACACTACCGTAGACGGCCGACGAAGGTGGTGAGTTTACGCTAA
- a CDS encoding TIGR04255 family protein, with amino-acid sequence MSKDFLPLNVPTEQSVRYNINFIQTAVCELKFPVLLELEEKPPTEFQGALRKDFPIFKKSKTVSIHVGGSTDLPLSYAFESRDKKWVVALKPDSLVIETTSYTEFADFRTKIDRILHLIGGMLDTEFFTRVGLRYINVIDLEDGEVDGWVNEKLIAPLIGGELGTLTKYVSEIHGAFSDGRYSFRHGLDSDQLDASKIRYILDFDYYDEGIDYNDALELLTKFNAQNFSFFKWALGEKALHKLGAGKQKE; translated from the coding sequence ATGAGCAAGGATTTTCTACCACTTAACGTGCCTACCGAACAATCAGTGCGATACAATATAAATTTCATACAAACCGCAGTTTGTGAATTGAAATTCCCTGTTTTACTCGAACTCGAAGAAAAACCACCCACTGAATTTCAGGGTGCCTTGAGGAAGGATTTTCCTATTTTCAAAAAAAGTAAAACGGTTTCGATTCATGTTGGTGGTTCGACAGATTTACCGCTTAGTTATGCTTTCGAATCTAGAGACAAAAAGTGGGTAGTCGCCCTCAAGCCTGATTCGCTCGTTATAGAAACGACTAGTTATACAGAGTTCGCTGATTTTCGTACAAAGATCGATAGAATATTACATCTGATCGGTGGCATGCTTGACACAGAATTTTTTACTCGAGTCGGACTGAGGTATATCAACGTCATCGACTTAGAAGATGGCGAAGTCGATGGATGGGTGAATGAAAAACTTATTGCACCGCTTATAGGCGGAGAACTCGGAACCTTAACTAAATATGTTTCTGAGATCCATGGGGCCTTTAGTGACGGACGGTACAGTTTCAGGCATGGATTAGATTCTGATCAACTTGATGCCTCAAAGATCAGATATATTCTTGACTTCGACTACTATGATGAAGGCATTGACTATAATGATGCCTTAGAACTTTTAACGAAATTTAATGCACAAAATTTTTCATTCTTCAAATGGGCCCTAGGTGAAAAAGCATTACATAAGCTTGGCGCAGGTAAACAGAAAGAATAA
- a CDS encoding AAA family ATPase: MINTLTVASPDALNQIYDAHKPRQSTPDRDIPQPDLLPEDELPIIDDRVSADTLRELREGIIADDRSLRLTSISHELFDSGFNDQQVLSILVDSHGAMDVALAHRNKIQNKAIDYLWQHIVLKTTGSYRDPKEMFEDLGAPNDIDGIDKRFIAKTICSVDISTIPPRQWILANRIMSGAVTAIFATGGVGKSIYAIVTGIAICLDKEITGEKIRYSKRVWIINNEDEEYELHRRVAATCQHFDIHPELLEGRLYMNTGADIPWQVARRTVEGKTIIKTKIVNYIIEQIQNLDIGVLIVDPFVSTHTAAENSNDEIQQVINIYKQIAAETGCAVVIVHHTSKSGSDSEAHAGNADSSRGASALINACRFAFTLARMNTKTAEDLGIDKEERRRMIRIDSAKANYALPDKEATWLRLDTVALPNGDHVGVPAPYDLKSITAEVTRAKEQEKVDKRQDYLKQIAEALDELGGLRVTRKSLVDRLRRIWGVGETAARARVEDSLPILSDSPSFSPIGGKTMFNGLWHMWIEKHPTNPTATVHVCREHITEEQLPTTPGGTDTNSHNSAGSADDD, from the coding sequence ATGATCAATACGTTGACAGTCGCTTCCCCTGATGCCCTCAATCAGATATACGACGCCCATAAGCCGCGACAGTCGACACCCGACCGAGATATTCCTCAACCGGACCTACTTCCCGAGGATGAATTGCCGATTATCGACGATCGAGTGTCGGCAGACACCTTGCGCGAACTTCGTGAAGGCATCATCGCAGACGATCGATCACTTCGACTGACATCGATTAGCCATGAGCTATTTGATAGCGGATTCAATGACCAACAAGTTTTATCGATACTCGTCGACAGCCACGGCGCCATGGATGTCGCACTAGCCCATCGAAACAAAATTCAAAACAAGGCCATCGACTACCTATGGCAACACATTGTCCTTAAGACTACAGGCAGCTACCGAGACCCTAAAGAGATGTTCGAGGATCTCGGCGCGCCGAATGATATCGATGGAATCGACAAGCGATTTATAGCTAAAACGATTTGCAGTGTAGATATTTCCACCATACCGCCCCGTCAGTGGATTCTCGCTAATCGAATTATGTCGGGCGCGGTGACTGCAATATTTGCAACAGGTGGGGTGGGTAAGTCGATTTATGCCATTGTCACCGGTATCGCCATCTGTCTCGATAAAGAAATTACCGGTGAGAAAATTCGGTACTCGAAACGAGTCTGGATAATCAACAATGAAGACGAAGAGTACGAATTACACCGGCGAGTAGCGGCTACGTGCCAGCATTTCGACATCCACCCCGAGTTGCTAGAAGGTCGTCTTTATATGAATACTGGCGCCGACATACCCTGGCAGGTGGCGCGACGCACTGTCGAAGGAAAGACGATCATTAAAACCAAAATCGTCAACTACATCATCGAGCAAATCCAAAATCTCGATATCGGCGTTTTGATTGTTGACCCCTTCGTATCCACCCACACAGCAGCCGAGAACTCGAACGACGAGATCCAGCAGGTAATCAATATCTACAAACAGATCGCGGCGGAGACAGGCTGTGCGGTCGTCATAGTACACCACACATCTAAGTCGGGCAGCGATTCGGAAGCACACGCCGGTAACGCTGATTCATCAAGGGGTGCATCGGCGTTAATCAATGCCTGCCGGTTTGCCTTCACCTTGGCACGCATGAATACCAAAACAGCCGAGGATCTCGGAATTGATAAGGAAGAACGACGGCGGATGATCCGCATCGATAGCGCGAAGGCGAATTACGCCTTGCCTGACAAGGAGGCAACCTGGCTCCGGCTCGATACTGTCGCGCTGCCGAATGGTGACCATGTCGGCGTCCCTGCCCCATACGACCTTAAATCTATCACGGCAGAAGTTACCCGCGCCAAGGAGCAAGAGAAAGTCGATAAACGTCAAGATTATTTGAAACAAATTGCAGAGGCACTCGACGAGCTCGGGGGGTTGCGCGTCACTCGAAAATCGCTAGTCGATCGATTACGTCGAATATGGGGCGTGGGAGAAACGGCTGCACGTGCAAGGGTTGAAGACTCTCTACCCATTCTTAGCGATAGCCCTAGTTTTTCACCCATAGGAGGCAAGACGATGTTCAATGGCCTTTGGCATATGTGGATAGAGAAGCATCCGACTAACCCAACGGCCACCGTTCATGTATGTCGCGAACATATTACTGAGGAACAATTACCCACCACTCCAGGTGGAACAGATACAAATAGCCATAACTCTGCGGGCTCTGCAGATGACGACTAA
- a CDS encoding 2Fe-2S iron-sulfur cluster-binding protein — protein sequence MKQSSSTESGLDITITFSDSRQQFRWNGTSDSLLEFAESRGIEVECLCRAGECGSCRTKLVEGEVEYHQKPAINPGRGYCLMCISKPKSNLILQR from the coding sequence GTGAAACAGAGTTCCTCAACTGAAAGTGGATTGGATATCACCATTACCTTCAGTGATAGCAGGCAACAGTTTCGCTGGAATGGTACAAGCGATTCCCTGCTGGAGTTTGCCGAATCCCGAGGTATTGAGGTTGAATGTCTGTGCCGGGCAGGTGAGTGTGGCTCCTGCCGTACCAAGCTTGTTGAAGGCGAGGTGGAATATCATCAGAAACCGGCTATAAATCCGGGGCGTGGCTATTGTCTAATGTGTATCTCAAAACCAAAATCCAATCTCATACTGCAAAGATAG
- the bufA2 gene encoding BufA2 family periplasmic bufferin-type metallophore, producing the protein MITRRKLASLALASTAATLFSVAPMATVQAGSDANVHCYGVNKCKGHNDCKTANNACKGQASCKGQGFVSMSKHACEEIGGSVDKPKG; encoded by the coding sequence ATGATTACGCGCAGAAAGTTAGCCTCTCTTGCACTCGCCTCCACAGCCGCCACCCTGTTTTCCGTTGCCCCAATGGCCACGGTACAGGCAGGCAGCGATGCAAATGTTCATTGTTATGGCGTCAATAAGTGTAAGGGACACAATGATTGTAAAACCGCCAATAATGCCTGTAAGGGCCAGGCATCATGCAAGGGGCAGGGTTTTGTGAGCATGTCTAAGCATGCCTGCGAAGAGATAGGCGGCTCGGTCGATAAACCGAAGGGATAA
- the bufB gene encoding MNIO family bufferin maturase: MIEADDKQRPFLGYGLGLRRQHYDDVLDTRPDVDWFEVISENYMVDGGKPLHYLNRIRELYPIVMHGVSLSIGSMEPLDYDYLKQLKQLIGRVEPVWFSDHLCWTGVDKLNMHDLLPLPYTEEAIDHVVDRVSRVQDYLGRQMLLENVSSYINYSESQLSEWEFLREVVERADCLVLLDINNIYVSAFNHNFDPSTYLQAMPADRIYQIHLAGHTREENLIIDTHDHPIADPVYDLYAEAVERFGRVSTMIERDDHIPPLADLLQELERVRRIGEAGRVEQVA; the protein is encoded by the coding sequence GTGATCGAAGCTGATGACAAGCAAAGGCCTTTTCTGGGTTATGGATTGGGTCTGCGTAGACAACATTACGATGATGTGCTCGATACAAGACCTGACGTGGACTGGTTTGAGGTTATTTCCGAGAACTATATGGTGGATGGGGGGAAACCGCTCCACTACTTGAACCGGATCCGTGAACTCTATCCGATAGTGATGCATGGAGTGTCGCTGTCGATTGGCAGTATGGAGCCACTTGACTATGACTATCTCAAACAATTGAAGCAGTTGATTGGACGGGTGGAGCCGGTCTGGTTCTCCGATCATCTATGCTGGACCGGCGTCGATAAGTTGAACATGCATGACCTTTTGCCCTTACCTTATACAGAGGAGGCGATTGACCATGTGGTGGATCGGGTGTCAAGGGTGCAAGACTACCTTGGACGGCAGATGCTGTTGGAAAATGTCTCGAGTTATATAAATTACAGTGAGTCGCAACTCAGTGAATGGGAGTTTTTGCGCGAAGTTGTAGAACGTGCGGACTGTCTTGTGCTGCTCGACATCAACAACATCTATGTCAGTGCCTTCAACCATAACTTCGATCCCAGCACCTACCTGCAGGCCATGCCCGCTGATCGGATATACCAGATTCACCTGGCGGGCCATACCCGGGAGGAGAACCTGATTATAGATACCCACGATCACCCTATCGCAGATCCGGTATATGATCTTTATGCCGAAGCGGTAGAACGGTTTGGCCGTGTCAGCACGATGATTGAACGCGATGATCATATACCTCCCCTTGCTGATTTGCTGCAGGAGTTGGAGCGTGTGCGGCGTATCGGTGAAGCCGGTAGGGTAGAGCAGGTTGCATGA
- a CDS encoding HvfC/BufC N-terminal domain-containing protein, which translates to MNNLGELQARMQRFILDPGSDDQTHWVSGAGRATPRYQLEVYANAYVSRLKEVLANDYPALSTAIDCDRFDQLAESYIQQHPSRYFSLRDYGAQFPDYIERKIHSDPWYRDMGWLSELAWFELTLGDAFDAADCGPLAEEDLTAIAAEDWPLLRFEFSPSLHRLDLEWNVPAMWKALTADPPQTIDALRETGENGWLIWRQDLVTRFRYLEPDERLVLDSLRNGATFNDACELLAMQIDVDRVSMRAAGLLKGWIQQGLIVGVLLTD; encoded by the coding sequence ATGAATAATTTAGGTGAATTACAGGCCCGCATGCAGCGATTCATATTGGATCCTGGAAGCGATGACCAGACTCACTGGGTAAGCGGAGCCGGACGCGCAACACCGCGCTATCAGCTTGAGGTCTATGCAAATGCCTATGTCTCACGCCTGAAAGAGGTGTTGGCAAATGACTATCCGGCGCTGAGTACGGCAATCGACTGTGATCGATTCGATCAGCTCGCAGAGTCGTACATTCAACAACACCCATCTCGCTACTTCAGCCTGCGTGACTATGGCGCTCAATTTCCTGACTATATCGAGCGAAAGATTCATAGCGATCCCTGGTATCGCGATATGGGATGGCTGTCTGAACTTGCCTGGTTTGAGTTGACATTGGGGGATGCCTTCGATGCTGCTGATTGTGGGCCGTTGGCGGAGGAGGATTTAACCGCCATAGCTGCCGAAGATTGGCCGCTCCTGAGGTTTGAGTTCAGTCCCTCTCTGCACCGTCTCGATCTTGAATGGAACGTCCCTGCAATGTGGAAGGCGCTCACCGCGGATCCGCCACAAACAATAGATGCGTTAAGGGAGACGGGTGAAAACGGATGGTTGATCTGGCGCCAGGATCTGGTCACCCGATTCCGTTACCTTGAGCCGGATGAACGGCTGGTCCTCGACTCCCTTCGCAATGGAGCCACCTTCAACGACGCATGTGAACTGCTGGCGATGCAGATAGATGTCGATCGGGTATCGATGCGGGCCGCCGGTCTGCTTAAAGGTTGGATTCAACAGGGCTTGATCGTCGGGGTCCTGCTCACAGATTGA